The following are from one region of the Biomphalaria glabrata chromosome 12, xgBioGlab47.1, whole genome shotgun sequence genome:
- the LOC106068255 gene encoding uncharacterized protein LOC106068255 produces MRLFVVFRTFDRIWTCKTYTRELAPFELDMSGGAIKLMFMVDHIVSGDNGKQLILQHSSLFARNGILEKDSVSFYCQPHDSFFPVIIKECKKLQEEELPSSQGRVRRFSVPSLEVSVASPNELFEQTSDIIYFVLPICRCTVLLDAHVASCISRECSRSKTFRWRLWKYLMKHNGFRDCVHEYEQWTQEERDAWDNYMTVPYMIDVVAVWPKQKLDYAWIRRVLGLLCKYVVLMEGFAWLSTLGGAHSSLGETFRHHAEKAGEISKKQLKTALELGDESLIARSYIFWSWSLLQRGELRRCKACVLNTWKFCQNIRSKDWILEAMCKAVWSRLKYKKAARRAPKKSHGSKKELDDDKGGGDGGRNSPTRQQQKEAIASTSITNNGSSTSVCADGGQRLSGRVVSSVRVN; encoded by the exons ATGCGGCTCTTTGTCGTCTTTCGTACGTTTGATCGCATTTGGACTTGTAAGACATACACTAGAGAACTCGCTCCGTTTGAGCTGGACATGTCAGGTGGAGCTATCAAGCTTATGTTCATGGTAGATCATATTGTCTCTGGTGATAATGGTAAGCAACTCATTCTACAGCATTCTAGCCTGTTTGCCAGGAATGGCATCTTGGAGAAAGATTCTGTGTCTTTTTATTGCCAGCCTCATGACAGCTTCTTTCCCGTTATTATTAAAGAATGTAAAAAACTTCAAGAAGAAGAGTTACCATCGTCCCAGGGCCGTGTCAGAAGATTTTCTGTGCCGAGCCTAGAGGTCAGCGTGGCCTCTCCGAATGAACTGTTTGAACAGACATCAGATATCATTTACTTTGTTCTTCCCATTTGCCGCTGCACTGTCCTGTTGGATGCCCATGTTGCCAGTTGTATCAGCCGCGAGTGCTCACGCAGCAAGACATTTCGCTGGCGTCTCTGGAAGTACCTGATGAAGCATAATGGATTCAGAGACTGCGTTCATGAGTACGAACAATGGACGCAGGAAGAGAGGGATGCTTGGGATAACTATATGACAGTCCCTTACATGATCGATGTAGTTGCCGTCTGGCCAAAGCAAAAACTTGATTATGCCTG GATTAGGAGAGTTCTTGGACTTCTCTGTAAATATGTTGTATTGATGGAAGGCTTTGCTTGGCTGTCAACACTAGGTGGCGCCCACTCTTCATTAGGGGAGACCTTCAGACATCAT GCTGAGAAAGCTGGAGAAATCTCCAAGAAGCAATTGAAGACAGCTCTAGAGCTAGGAGATGAAAGTCTGATAGCTCGGAGCTATATCTTCTGGTCATGGAGTTTGCTACAGAGAGGGGAGCTAAGACGGTGTAAAGCATGTGTCCT TAACACCTGGAAGTTTTGCCAGAACATCCGAAGCAAGGACTGGATCCTGGAGGCCATGTGTAAAGCTGTCTGGAGCAGGctgaaatataaaaaagctGCTCGTAGAGCCCCCAAAAAATCTCACGGCTCcaaaaaagaattagatgatGATAAGGGTGGGGGAGATGGAGGACGGAACAGCCCCACAAGGCAACAGCAGAAGGAAGCAATCGCCAGCACATCTATTACAAACAACGGTAGTTCCACATCAGTTTGTGCTGATGGAGGTCAGAGGTTGTCAGGTAGAGTTGTGAGCTCCGTTAGAGTGAACTGA